From Pleuronectes platessa chromosome 17, fPlePla1.1, whole genome shotgun sequence, one genomic window encodes:
- the flvcr2b gene encoding feline leukemia virus subgroup C receptor-related protein 2: MIEKLALEDPKPNLEETKEDHARQEETVDASLCADEPKLKDGQEATRTTRLYRRRWMIVLLFSFYSLSNSFQWIQYGIISNIFMKFYNVDTFTIDWMSMIYMLTYIPFIFPVTWLLDKRGLRVIALVATALNCAGTWIKVASVRQDLFAVTFLGQFCCSLAQVFILGMPSRIASVWFGSEEVSTACSIGVFGNQLGIAIGFLVPPILVPNVDDMDELAHHISIMFYITAGVATLLFILVVFVFQERPELPPTQAQATARSIPPEQYSYTASVLRLLRNRPFIFLIITYGLNVGCFYAVGTLLNRMIIDHYPGEEVNAGRIGLTIVIAGMVGSLICGIWLDKTKTYKQTTLGVYFMSLVGMIIYAATLSLGHLWVVFITAGTLGFFMTGYLPLGFEFAVELTYPESEGTSSGLLNCSAQVFGIIFTICQGKIINAFGTLAGNIFLCVFLLIGTILTGFIKSDLRRQRANLLARAAGPTDCRDVSLTTPSIISEAQL, translated from the exons ATGATCGAGAAACTAGCGCTGGAagatcctaaacctaacctggAGGAGACCAAAGAGGACCATGCCCGGCAGGAGGAGACGGTGGACGCGTCGCTGTGCGCCGACGAACCCAAGCTGAAGGACGGTCAAGAGGCGACGCGGACCACCCGGCTGTACCGCCGGCGCTGGATGATCGTGCTCCTCTTCAGCTTCTACTCTCTGTCCAACTCCTTCCAGTGGATCCAGTACGGCATCATCAGCAACATCTTCATGAAGTTCTACAACGTGGACACCTTCACCATAGACTGGATGTCCATGATCTACATGCTGACGTACATCCCCTTCATATTCCCGGTCACCTGGCTCCTGGACAAGCGGGGGCTCCGGGTCATCGCGCTGGTGGCCACCGCACTCAACTGCGCCGGGACGTGGATCAAGGTGGCCAGTGTCCGACAGGACCTGTTCGCCGTCACCTTCCTGGGCCAGTTCTGCTGCTCCCTGGCGCAGGTGTTCATCCTCGGGATGCCGTCGAGGATCGCGTCGGTGTGGTTCGGCTCGGAGGAGGTGTCCACCGCCTGCTCCATCGGAGTCTTCGGGAATCAG CTGGGCATCGCCATCGGGTTCCTGGTGCCTCCCATCCTGGTGCCTAATGTGGACGACATGGACGAGCTGGCTCACCACATCAGCATCATGTTCTACATCACAGCAGGAGTGGCCACCTTACTCTTCATCCTTGTTGTCTTCG TCTTCCAGGAACGTCCCGAACTCCCCCCGACTCAGGCCCAGGCCACAGCTCGGAGCATCCCACCGGAGCAGTACTCCTACACTGCCTCCGTCCTCAGGCTGCTGCGCAACAGgcccttcatcttcctcatcatcacttACG GTCTGAACGTAGGATGCTTCTATGCCGTTGGAACCCTGCTCAACCGCATGATCATCGACCATTACCCT GGAGAAGAGGTGAATGCTGGGAGGATCGGCCTCACCATTGTCATTGCAGGGATGGTTGGCTCTCTCATCTGCGGCATCTGGTTGGACAAGACTAAAACCTACAA GCAGACCACCCTTGGTGTCTACTTCATGTCTCTGGTGGGGATGATCATCTACGCGGCTACACTCAGTCTGGGACACCTCTGGGTGGTCTTCATCACAGCTGGAACTCTCGG gttctTCATGACAGGCTACCTGCCGCTGGGCTTTGAGTTCGCTGTGGAGCTGACGTACCCAGAGTCAGAGGGAACCTCCTCTGGACTCCTCAACTGTTCAGCACAG GTTTTTGGCATCATATTCACCATCTGCCAGGGAAAGATCATCAACGCCTTTGGCACGCTGGCAGGAAACATCTTCCTCTGCGTCTTTCTTCTGATCGGCACAATATTGACAG GTTTTATCAAGTCTGACCTGCGGAGACAAAGGGCTAACCTCTTGGCCAGAGCAGCA